The DNA sequence ACGGAAGTTATGGAGCACTATCAGTTCGAGTGTCCTTCGAAGTAGGATGTCATGAGAATTTTTATTACCACCACACCACAAATAGCTTTTCAATTCCCCCAGAAGGGTTCCTTGCCCAAACCATTGGGGCATTTTCCCTGACCATTCGCAAGTTGACCTCTAGTAAGGTTTCATAATGATTTTGCCAAACAACCTCATGGTGTGGCGTGATTACCCATTCCAATTTTTTTGGAATGTAATACTGTGCATTACGAAAATCTGTTGAATCAAAATCGTCAAAGCGTATCCATTTTCCGGAAATGCAGTTGGTGTTCAATGGCCTAATATATGCGGTATCTTCAAGATAAGGAACAAAAAGTTGGGCTTTAAAACAGCATTGTTGTTCAATCTCCAATGAATCGATATTTATGGATGTCCAATACGATGACAAGCTATCATGAAAAAGAAGCGGCAGTTGTCTTTCTTTCAATTTATCAAGCTTGGTATAGAACATATCACGTTTGTTGGGGCCCATTAAACGATAGATGGGCTCTGAAATATCAGGATTGATGATATAGAACTTATAGGCCAACTCTACGTGGATGAACTTTTGTGAGGCCCTATTCTTTAATATGAAATCAAGCTCACCGACCCTTGTTTTGCCTTCTTCGACAAGCAAATTATTGAAAACAACCTCGTATTCTTTTGAAGAGGAAATCAAATGGCCGAAGACATGCTCCATTTGATGTCCCAGCCTAAGATTTTCAGGTAGCTCAAAGTTTGTACGGGACCCCATGTCCAACTTTGGAAATTCAAATTGCCTAAGGCCAAATTGTTGGTTGGTCCAAAGGGGTGGCGTATGGTAAAAACCTTTCAACAACTGTCCATTCATTGCACAAGCTTAAACGAAAGCGTTAAGTTTTCTTAAAAAGAAAAACGGGCAAATTATTATGTCTTATTTTTATATAATGGCTATGAATTTAAGAAAAGGCTTTCGATTTACTTCTTACGAGGCTCCGGATCAAACACCTTTTGAAAAACTTTTCGAGATATTTCAAGAACTCATCACGCATACGTCGGGTGATTTCGATGAGGCTATTGATTGGTTGCGCGAACTTGACAAAGAGTATGAGTTGACCGATGATGATTACACTATCGATGACTTTATTGAAGACCTGAAAAGAAAAGGGTACATCCGTGAAGAGTTTGATCCCGATAGCTATCAAGAGTCGGGGGGCGAAACGGGTGATGGTGAAGAAGGCGAAGATGGTCAAGGCAGGGGAAAAATTTCAATCACCGCAAAATTGGAGCGCATGTTGCGGCAGCGCGCCCTTGATCAGATTTTTGGAAAACTCAAGCGTAGCGGTTCCGGCAACCATAGAACCGGAAAATCAGGAAGGGGAGACGAGCATACCGGTGATTTCAGGGAATATCGTTTTGGCGATACCCTAGAGAACATTTCGATGACCGAAAGCCTTAAAAATGCCCAGATCAATCATGGTATAGGCTCTTTTACACTTAACGAAAATGATTTGGTGGTCGAAGATACCCACCACAAGGCCCAGATGAGCACGGTATTGATGATCGATATCAGTCATAGTATGATCTTATACGGTGAAGACCGTATCACACCCGCCAAAAAAGTGGCCATGGCCCTTGCCGAATTGATTACGACCCGATACCCCAAAGACACGCTCGACATTCTGGTTTTCGGCAACGACGCATGGCCGATACCCATCAAAGACTTGCCGTATCTCAGGGTAGGACCCTACCATACGAATACCGTTGCGGGATTGCAACTGGCGATGGACATGCTTCGCCGCAAACGAAATACCAACAAGCAGATTTTTATGATCACCGATGGTAAACCGAGCTGTCTTCGGCTTCCTAATGGGGACTATTACAAAAATAGTGTGGGGCTTGATGATTATATAGTGGAAAAGTGTTATGCCATGGCACAACAGGCCAGAAAACTCCATATTCCCATCACCACCTTTATGATTGCGCAAGACCCTTATTTGATGCAGTTTGTACGTGAGTTTACCCAAGCGAACAAGGGAAAGGCATTTTATACCGGTCTAAAGGGATTGGGCGAGATGATCTTTGAAGATTACGAAAACAATAGAAGAAAACGAATAAAGGGATGATGTCAGTGAAAAGAATATTCGTCTCTACGCCATACTTTTGGCATATAAAAGACAGGCCAAAGTGAAGAAATCCAACCTTTTATGGACAATCGAGACAGTTGATGCCCTATGCCCGATATGTAGCTAAATACAGATAAAAATTGAAAAAGAAAGACACCTTTAATATGAACGCTAAAAAAATTGCAACCTTGGGAGACCTCAAAAAAATGGGGTACGAGAGCAAAAGCATAAAAGACGAACTTCGTGATAACTTGACCTGTAAGATCAAAAAAAAGGAACAGGTCTTTGAGGGAGTATGGGGATATGAAAACTCTGTCATTCCCGAGTTGGAAAGGGCCATTCTCTCTCGGCACAACATCAATCTTTTGGGTCTTAGGGGCCAGGCAAAAACAAGACTTGCACGTCTGATGGTCAAGTTACTTGATGAATATATTCCAGTTGTGGCAGGTTCTGAAATCAATGACGATCCCTTTAACCCCTTATCACGATATGCGAAAAGTTTGATAGAAGAAAAAGGAGACGATACACCGATCACGTGGTTGCACCGCGATGACCGTTTTTATGAAAAACTGGCCACCCCAGATGTGACCGTAGCCGATTTGATCGGTGATGTGGATCCCATCAAAGCGGCCAATCTAAAATTATCGTATGCAGATGATAGGGTCATTCACTTCGGAATGATTCCCAGGGCAAACCGTTGCATCTTTGTCATCAATGAACTGCCCGATCTTCAGGCGCGCATTCAAGTTTCCCTATTCAACATTCTACAAGAGGGCGATATTCAGATAAGGGGCTTTAAGCTAAGGCTCCCTCTCGATATGCAATTTATCTTTACCGCAAATCCGGAAGACTATACCAATAGGGGAAGTATCGTTACCCCGTTGAAAGACCGCATCGGTTCCCAAATTTTGACGCATTACCCAGAATCCATAGAAATTGCCAAAAAGATCACTATACAAGAGGCGAGGGCTGGGGAGATGCAGCATGAAATGGTATATGTGCCCGATTTGGCCTTTGAACTGTTGGAACAAATCGGTTTCGAGGCCCGGAAAAGCGAATATGTAGACGTAAAAAGCGGGGTCAGTGCACGAATGAGCATTACGGGTTATGAGAACCTATTGAGCACGGCCGAGCGCAGGGCTTTGTTGACAGGTGAAAAGAAAACCATGTTAAGGCTCAGCGACTTCATGGGTATGGTTCCATCTATCACGGGAAAGATAGAGCTCGTCTATGAAGGTGAACAAGAAGGGGCCGCTTTTGTGGCAGAGACCCTGATCGACGAGTCGGTAAAAACCCTCTTCCCCATGTATTTTTCAAGAATTGATAAATTGGAGCGAAAAGATGTTGAATCACCCTATGACGAACTGGTGGGCTGGTTTTTTGAAGAAGCTTCTTTCGAACTGCTCGATGAAGATACAGATGAGGTCTATCATGATAAATTGGATTCGATTGCACCCTTGAACGCACTCATCAAAAAATTCCAACCTGATTTTTCAAAACAAGACAGTTATTTTTTAAAGGAATTGTTGCTTTGGGGATTGGTGGCCCACAAGAAATTGAGTAAACACCGGTTTGAAAAGGGCTATCAACTTAAAGATCTCTACAGCAGCTATATCAAGGATTTATAGGAAAGAACCCCTATCGATTCCATGAGTTGATATCTTCATTGAGATAATCGATTCGATAGCTGCCTATTATCAATCTTCTGATAAGGAATATACCGATTGTCGTAGCAAGCAATAGAAAGTGCACTACCAAGAGGAAGATGCCCAATGGGAGAAAATATGGGGAGATCAAATGCTCGCTATACTCGCCTAGGCTCAACAAAGTGGAACAAGTTTCGATAACCTTATAAAAGTACAATAGGGCCAATGCATAGAGTACATATTCGAGGTTTCGCATGATCGTATCGGGATATTCAGACTCTGTGATTTTGAACCATACCACATAGAGAAAGACGAAGTGCGCCAAAGATATCAAGGCGAACAGATAACCATCCAATCTTAGAAAATAAAACTTGTTGGTGTACAGGCCATAAAAATTAAAAACAACGGTCAGCAGTAAGCATATTGCCGAGATAATTATTAAGGGTCTCCAATACGTTTTTAAAAAAGTGGACATTTCTATAAATGGTAAAATCTGGGTTCAATGCCTAAACGGAATCTGTAATGACATATTTTTGTAGAAAAGGCCATAATTCAATATTTGTTGTAAAAAGGCGTTTTGGCGATGTCATTTTCTTCTCATTGGGTACCATTTCATGAATGTGGCACTTCGCCAGAGCCATTCGAGCGGTCCGTATCGAAACCTCTTTAACCACCATTTGCTGAACCATACCTGAAGGGTAATCACCAGTATCGCCAATAAGAAGACGTAGCTGTTTCGAACTTGTGCCAGATACCCCAATCCCCAACCATAAAAAATGGCCGTGCCCACTATGGTCTGTGCCACATAGTTTGTAAGGGCCATTCTGCCATAGGGGGCAAATTGCTGCAAGAACATATGGGGCTTTCGCTTTTTGTACAGAATGATGAAGACGGCAATGATGATGATGGTCATGGCGACATTGGCAAGGTCAAAAAGGGTAAGCCCGATCATGGCCAACCAATTATCGAACTGGGAATCAGGTCCTAGAGCGGCAAAAACCCCGATCATGCCGCCCACGGCCAAAACAAACATGATGAGGCCCGTAATCCACGATTTTTTGATAAGTGCTGACCGCTCCCGAAAGTTTTTGAACAGCCCTATCCTCCCTACCAGAAGGCCCATCAAGAAAAATGCAAAAGTCAAATACCCCCTTGAAAATATTCCGAATTGCGCTTCCATTTTGACCATGTGCCCTTCAATGGCATTTGACTGAAACACTGCTGGCAAAGAACCATTTTTTAGAAGTTCAAAATATTGCGCGGCTTTCTCACTGTCGGGCATAAAAGGCTCATTGAGAAAAAGAGGGTCTCCGTTCGTAAAAGAAAAAACGATATATCTGCCCAGCCCCAAAAATAACAGTGCCATGACGGCAATGACCCATTTTGACCTGATTTGATAAAACGGGATCAAAAGTACGCCACATAGGGCATAAATGGTCAATATATCACCACGGTAGAAAAGACTGTGTACATATCCGATGACCAGTAGAAGTATCAACCGCCAAAGAAAACGAGCGCTGAATGAGTTTCCTTTTTGGTCTGCATTGTCCATTTGTATGAAGAAGCTCAAACCGAATAAAAAAGAGAACAATGCAAAAAACTTTCCCCGAAAGAAAATGTTCACAAATGCGTTGGCAATTTGGTCTATGAGTCCAGGGTTCATACTTTCAACGGCCTCATTGGGAATTGGAGCGCCCGCAAAGTGTTCCAACATATGTGCAAATACGATTCCTGCCAAAGAAAAGCCCCTAAGGGCATCGATGATAGTGATACGTGGCGATTTAGGGGCAATGGTACCGGTTTCCATTCTTGGTCGTTTTCTGATTGGTTATTTAATTAGACAACCAAAAAAATCAATTGTTACACCGTATATGAGGAATTTGTCAAATTCCCTTACCCTATCATAGGTGAATGGTAATCCATGTTTTTTCGTATTTTGTCAAAAAGCGTTTAGATGCTTGATTGGCCATATATAGTTCTGATCGTAGTTGCTGTGTATATTCTGCTCAGCGTGGCACTTTATTTTCTTCAGGATTATTTTCTGTTCAAGCCAGAAAAGCTACCAAAAGAGTTCCAATTCCATTATGAGAACCAAGAGACCGAAGAATATAATATCGAGACCCGTGATGGGGCCACTATCAATGGGTTACGGTTCAAAGCGCAAAACCCCAAAGGTGTGGTCTTTTATCTTAAGGGAAACTCAAAGAGCATCAAAGGTTGGGGCAAGTTTGCGGTAGATTTTACCCGTCACGGGTATGATGTCATCATGGTCGATTATCGAGGCTTTGGCAAAAGCACGGGTCGCCGTACTCAAAAAGCCGTAAAACGGGATATGCAGGTAATCTATAACAAGCTCAAGGAAAAAGTATCTGAAAAGTACATCATTCTGTATGGTCGCTCACTGGGTTCGGGCTTCGCGACAAAGCTGGCCTCGATGAACAACCCCCGTATGCTGATCTTGGATGCCCCCTATTATAGTCTGAGCAAAGTGGCCAAAAAGTTCATTCCCTTCATGCCCTTGTCCCTACTTATCAAGTTTCCCATGCCCACACATAAATGGCTCAGATATGTTCAGTGCCCCATTCATATCATTCATGGTACCGATGACAGATTGATACCCTACAAAACCAGCGTAAAACTCTCAAAGATAAAATCTGAACAGACAACATTGCACACGGTGATCGGTGGCGGACATAAAGATTTGAACACCTTTGAATCGTATCATAAAATGTTAGGTGACATTATCAATTCGAAACCGAGAAGGGTCAGTTTAAAAGGTACGAGCATCGATGTAGGCGAAACCGCAAAAAAGGCAAATGTCAAAACTTAAAAAGATTGTACTTGGGCTACTCGCCTTTTTTATACTTTTAATGGCCATGTTGACCTACTTTCAAGAGAAACTCATCTTTTTGCCCACGAAACTTCCTCAGGATTTCAACTATGCTTTCGAAGAGGATTTTGAGGAATTTTTTCTCACGAACACAGATGGTGCCAGATTGAACGCATTGCACTTCAAGGCAAAAAACCCTAGGGGATTGATTCTTTACTTTCATGGAAATGCCGGAGATCTATCGCGTTGGGGAGAAATCGCTTCTTACTTTGTCAGCAAACAGTATGATATCATTGTCATGGACTACCGTACGTATGGTAAAAGTACGGGAAAGCTAAGTGAACGCGCACTTTACGGTGATGCACAGCTTTTTTACGACTATGCCAAAAAAAGCCATGACGAAAAAGATATCATTTTGTACGGCCGTTCATTGGGCAGTGCCATGGCAACTTATCTCTGTTCGCAAAACCAGCCCAAGAAACTGATTTTGGAAACCCCCTTTTATAGTTTGGCGGAAGTGGCCAAAGAACGCTTTCCCTTTTTGCCGGTTCAGTCGTTGATGCGCTATGGGTTTCCGTCATATCGATATATGAAAGATGCGAAATGCCCCGTTTTTATTTTTCACGGAACAGATGATGGGGTAGTGCCTTATGAATCTGGCAAAAGACTGTTCGAATACGTTCCGACAGAAACCAAGTACTTCTTTACCATTGAAGGGGGCGGCCACAATAATTTGATCGAGTTTGACGCATACCATGAAGGTATTGATTTCGTATTATTGACCGAAAAGTTCTGAAGAAAGGTAGCGATCACCACGGTCGCACACAATTGATACGATGGTACCCTCTTTGAGTTGTGCGGCCAATCGAAGAGCGATAGTGGCGGCACCACCACTGCTCATACCTGCAAAGATACCCTCTTCTTCAGCCAGTCTTTTGGTCATTTCAATGGCCTCGTCTTCGTTCACGTAGTGAATGTCATCGACCTTATCGGCATTGAAAATGCTCGGTATATATTCGGGTGACCATTTTCGAATACCGGGAATTTTTGAACCTTCCCTTGGTTGCACTCCGACGATTTGTACGGCCGTATTCTTTTCCTTTAGAAAAGTAGAAGTGCCGGTAATGGTACCGGTAGTGCCCATACTGCTGACAAAATGGGAGATCTTGCCATCGGTATCCGTCCAGATTTCAGGTCCGGTAGTATGGTAATGCGCTTTCCAATTGTCAGGGTTTCCAAATTGGTCAAGCATTTGATAACCTTGATTTTTGACCTTTTCTTCTACATAATCCCTTGAACCCTCGATACCTATATCGGCCGCTGTCAACGTAACCTTTGCGCCATAGGCCCGCATAGTCTGTACCCGTTCTTTGGTCGAGTTTTCGGGCATTACCAATTCGATATCCAACCCATAGATACCGGCGATCATGGCCAATGCAATTCCGGTATTGCCACTGGTAGCCTCGATAAGCTTGGTCTTTTGATCAAAATCACCCCTTTCGAGTCCACGTTTGATCATATTGTAAGCGGGACGGTCTTTGACACTCCCACCAGGATTTTGCCCTTCCAACTTAAAGAAAACCTTTACGTTTTTGTTACGGTTCAGCACTTTTGATTCCACCAAAGGCGTGTTGCCGATGAGGTCCAATATAGATTTAGGCATTTGAGGCGGTTTTGATTTTTATTTCAGGGTTATGAAAGACCGTTGAATTGGGCGGTACCGATTTTGTCAACCACGCATTGCCCCCGATGACCGAATTTTCGCCAATTACCGTATCTCCACCCAAAATGGAAGCGTTCGCATAAATGGTCACATTTGATTCAATAGTGGGGTGGCGTTTGGTCTTTTGCAAGTTTTTCGAGACATAGAGTGCGCCCAGGGTAACGCCCTGATATATTTTCACATTGTCTTTGATGACCGCCGTTTCACCAATAACAACACCCGTGGCATGGTCGATGAAGAACGACTTGCCGATTTGCGCACCTGGGTTAATATCGACACCGGTCTGTCGATGCGCATATTCGGTCATCAACCGCGGCACCAAAGGAAAACCCTCTTGGTACAATATATGGGCCAAACGATAGATGGCGATGGCGTAGAAACCGGGGTAGGCCATGTAGACTTCCTCAATCGATAGTGTGGCCGGGTCACCATTGACAATGGCCTCGGCATCCATATTCAGTTTTTCAAGGGTTTCGGGAAGTTGTTGCACATAGCGCTCCCAAATCTTGCTACAGGGCTTTTCGACTTCCCAACAGGCCAAGGTTACCAGTTCGTCGAACATGGTCTCTAAAAGGGGCAGATTTTCTTCTACAGGGGTTTTGATATCGAAAAGCGTGTAGAACAATTTGTCGGTAAACGCTTCCGTTTTTCTTTTTAACCTATAGTCTAAATAGGGTTGCTTTTTGTGCCGCTTCAATTCTGAAATGATTGCTTGCTTGTTCATCGCCGCGAATGTTTGTTTAAAAGTAGCCATATTGGCCACAGTTTCTAAGCAAAATGCTAACTTTAGCTAAAATATAACACATTAGTCGCGCAACGTGGAAAACCAAACGATACAGAAAGAAACTTTTGATTTTTTGAAAGAGCTGGGGCAGAACAATAATCGCGACTGGTTTACGGAACACAAGGATATTTTCAAATCACATGAGAAAAACGTCAAGGCTTTTTATGAATTGCTAAAGGAGCGTATGGGCCAGCATGACGATATTGAAAAGCTCAAGATGTTCAGAATTTATAGGGATGTCCGTTTTTCTTCTGACAAGACACCTTATAAGGCCCATTTTGCGGGTTCATTTTCAAGACTGGGCGCCCATCTACGAGGAGGATATTACCTTCAGTTGAAGCCAGGGGAAACTTTTATTGCAACCGGATTTTGGCAACCCAACAAAGAAGATCTGTTCAGAATCAGAAAAGAACTTGAGATGGATGCGGCACCTTTCAGGAAGGTGATAAACGCAAGCCCCTTCAAGAAAATATGGGGAAGTCTCGAGGGCGAAGAGGTGAAAACGGCCCCAAAAGGTTTTGATAAGGAGCATCCCGATATCGACTTGATCAAAAAGAAACAGTTCATCTTTGTCAAAAACTTTTCTGACAAAGAGGTATTTGCCCCAACATTTTTGGATGAAGTCAATGACTCTTTTCTGGCCATCAGGCCCTATTTCGA is a window from the Muricauda sp. SCSIO 65647 genome containing:
- a CDS encoding DUF1853 family protein, with protein sequence MNGQLLKGFYHTPPLWTNQQFGLRQFEFPKLDMGSRTNFELPENLRLGHQMEHVFGHLISSSKEYEVVFNNLLVEEGKTRVGELDFILKNRASQKFIHVELAYKFYIINPDISEPIYRLMGPNKRDMFYTKLDKLKERQLPLLFHDSLSSYWTSINIDSLEIEQQCCFKAQLFVPYLEDTAYIRPLNTNCISGKWIRFDDFDSTDFRNAQYYIPKKLEWVITPHHEVVWQNHYETLLEVNLRMVRENAPMVWARNPSGGIEKLFVVWW
- a CDS encoding vWA domain-containing protein; this translates as MAMNLRKGFRFTSYEAPDQTPFEKLFEIFQELITHTSGDFDEAIDWLRELDKEYELTDDDYTIDDFIEDLKRKGYIREEFDPDSYQESGGETGDGEEGEDGQGRGKISITAKLERMLRQRALDQIFGKLKRSGSGNHRTGKSGRGDEHTGDFREYRFGDTLENISMTESLKNAQINHGIGSFTLNENDLVVEDTHHKAQMSTVLMIDISHSMILYGEDRITPAKKVAMALAELITTRYPKDTLDILVFGNDAWPIPIKDLPYLRVGPYHTNTVAGLQLAMDMLRRKRNTNKQIFMITDGKPSCLRLPNGDYYKNSVGLDDYIVEKCYAMAQQARKLHIPITTFMIAQDPYLMQFVREFTQANKGKAFYTGLKGLGEMIFEDYENNRRKRIKG
- a CDS encoding AAA family ATPase; the protein is MNAKKIATLGDLKKMGYESKSIKDELRDNLTCKIKKKEQVFEGVWGYENSVIPELERAILSRHNINLLGLRGQAKTRLARLMVKLLDEYIPVVAGSEINDDPFNPLSRYAKSLIEEKGDDTPITWLHRDDRFYEKLATPDVTVADLIGDVDPIKAANLKLSYADDRVIHFGMIPRANRCIFVINELPDLQARIQVSLFNILQEGDIQIRGFKLRLPLDMQFIFTANPEDYTNRGSIVTPLKDRIGSQILTHYPESIEIAKKITIQEARAGEMQHEMVYVPDLAFELLEQIGFEARKSEYVDVKSGVSARMSITGYENLLSTAERRALLTGEKKTMLRLSDFMGMVPSITGKIELVYEGEQEGAAFVAETLIDESVKTLFPMYFSRIDKLERKDVESPYDELVGWFFEEASFELLDEDTDEVYHDKLDSIAPLNALIKKFQPDFSKQDSYFLKELLLWGLVAHKKLSKHRFEKGYQLKDLYSSYIKDL
- a CDS encoding DUF418 domain-containing protein, with translation METGTIAPKSPRITIIDALRGFSLAGIVFAHMLEHFAGAPIPNEAVESMNPGLIDQIANAFVNIFFRGKFFALFSFLFGLSFFIQMDNADQKGNSFSARFLWRLILLLVIGYVHSLFYRGDILTIYALCGVLLIPFYQIRSKWVIAVMALLFLGLGRYIVFSFTNGDPLFLNEPFMPDSEKAAQYFELLKNGSLPAVFQSNAIEGHMVKMEAQFGIFSRGYLTFAFFLMGLLVGRIGLFKNFRERSALIKKSWITGLIMFVLAVGGMIGVFAALGPDSQFDNWLAMIGLTLFDLANVAMTIIIIAVFIILYKKRKPHMFLQQFAPYGRMALTNYVAQTIVGTAIFYGWGLGYLAQVRNSYVFLLAILVITLQVWFSKWWLKRFRYGPLEWLWRSATFMKWYPMRRK
- a CDS encoding alpha/beta hydrolase, translating into MLDWPYIVLIVVAVYILLSVALYFLQDYFLFKPEKLPKEFQFHYENQETEEYNIETRDGATINGLRFKAQNPKGVVFYLKGNSKSIKGWGKFAVDFTRHGYDVIMVDYRGFGKSTGRRTQKAVKRDMQVIYNKLKEKVSEKYIILYGRSLGSGFATKLASMNNPRMLILDAPYYSLSKVAKKFIPFMPLSLLIKFPMPTHKWLRYVQCPIHIIHGTDDRLIPYKTSVKLSKIKSEQTTLHTVIGGGHKDLNTFESYHKMLGDIINSKPRRVSLKGTSIDVGETAKKANVKT
- a CDS encoding alpha/beta hydrolase; this encodes MSKLKKIVLGLLAFFILLMAMLTYFQEKLIFLPTKLPQDFNYAFEEDFEEFFLTNTDGARLNALHFKAKNPRGLILYFHGNAGDLSRWGEIASYFVSKQYDIIVMDYRTYGKSTGKLSERALYGDAQLFYDYAKKSHDEKDIILYGRSLGSAMATYLCSQNQPKKLILETPFYSLAEVAKERFPFLPVQSLMRYGFPSYRYMKDAKCPVFIFHGTDDGVVPYESGKRLFEYVPTETKYFFTIEGGGHNNLIEFDAYHEGIDFVLLTEKF
- the cysM gene encoding cysteine synthase CysM, which translates into the protein MPKSILDLIGNTPLVESKVLNRNKNVKVFFKLEGQNPGGSVKDRPAYNMIKRGLERGDFDQKTKLIEATSGNTGIALAMIAGIYGLDIELVMPENSTKERVQTMRAYGAKVTLTAADIGIEGSRDYVEEKVKNQGYQMLDQFGNPDNWKAHYHTTGPEIWTDTDGKISHFVSSMGTTGTITGTSTFLKEKNTAVQIVGVQPREGSKIPGIRKWSPEYIPSIFNADKVDDIHYVNEDEAIEMTKRLAEEEGIFAGMSSGGAATIALRLAAQLKEGTIVSIVCDRGDRYLSSELFGQ
- the epsC gene encoding serine O-acetyltransferase EpsC, which translates into the protein MNKQAIISELKRHKKQPYLDYRLKRKTEAFTDKLFYTLFDIKTPVEENLPLLETMFDELVTLACWEVEKPCSKIWERYVQQLPETLEKLNMDAEAIVNGDPATLSIEEVYMAYPGFYAIAIYRLAHILYQEGFPLVPRLMTEYAHRQTGVDINPGAQIGKSFFIDHATGVVIGETAVIKDNVKIYQGVTLGALYVSKNLQKTKRHPTIESNVTIYANASILGGDTVIGENSVIGGNAWLTKSVPPNSTVFHNPEIKIKTASNA
- a CDS encoding DUF2461 domain-containing protein; amino-acid sequence: MENQTIQKETFDFLKELGQNNNRDWFTEHKDIFKSHEKNVKAFYELLKERMGQHDDIEKLKMFRIYRDVRFSSDKTPYKAHFAGSFSRLGAHLRGGYYLQLKPGETFIATGFWQPNKEDLFRIRKELEMDAAPFRKVINASPFKKIWGSLEGEEVKTAPKGFDKEHPDIDLIKKKQFIFVKNFSDKEVFAPTFLDEVNDSFLAIRPYFDLMSEILTTNLNGESLLR